The genomic stretch TAGACCGTATAATTGAATTGGGGAAACGGGATTGCCAGTTTGACCTTTTTACCCTGAAGCTTCATTTTATACAGCTTGCCGTATCGTTCCCGCAGCTGCAGACGCAATCCCCCCAGAGAGATATCTTCAATAAAACCCTGAAAACTGGCTCGATTGGAAAGGGATGCCTTCTCGCCAATCAAACCAAATTCCACTCTCAGGGGCTTATCATGCCGTTT from Pseudomonadota bacterium encodes the following:
- a CDS encoding PilZ domain-containing protein encodes the protein MEDRRVFKRHDKPLRVEFGLIGEKASLSNRASFQGFIEDISLGGLRLQLRERYGKLYKMKLQGKKVKLAIPFPQFNYTVYALGKIQWSNDFQEHAEHVITLGVKFIDLSPTDCQYLENYMGSNKSDHNLLWELWNKEVKP